In one window of Lacticaseibacillus casei DSM 20011 = JCM 1134 = ATCC 393 DNA:
- a CDS encoding antitoxin yields MKKQTSVTVTFDAAIKARLDAYCELNDTDTQDVITTAVAKFLQSQAPDINQLISGYVVMGQINTEISHAFSACESEAYAHIR; encoded by the coding sequence ATGAAGAAGCAAACGTCAGTAACGGTAACGTTTGATGCTGCTATTAAGGCGCGGTTAGATGCCTATTGTGAGTTGAATGACACGGATACTCAAGATGTGATCACGACAGCAGTGGCCAAATTTTTGCAGTCACAAGCACCCGATATCAACCAGCTGATTTCCGGCTACGTTGTCATGGGACAGATCAATACAGAGATCAGTCATGCTTTCTCCGCCTGCGAAAGTGAGGCATACGCCCATATTCGATAA
- a CDS encoding putative polysaccharide biosynthesis protein: MHNQQMKYLMRGAWILSLSSLIAKILSAVYRVPFQNMVGDTGFYTYQQIYPIYGLGMTFALSGFPVYISKLVAEADGDEAKLMVAHQSNVILNWVSWGLFLGLEFFGQEIARAMADPELLPLIQIVAFMFLTMPVLATGRGYFQGTFDMVKTATSQVVEQIVRVGVILLAAWWFVQYHWSVYQMGAIAMSGAFFGGLAAVLTLWRPYHRIFGRRRFRFPGVQAYAHLISRFVREGGAITLYAALLILLQLVDSFTVTKGLTSSGIAMATAKSLKGIYDRGQPLVQLGLVVAASLSTTLLPSLTQARQLQQRRQFIQRGAELVHFNLAFALAATSGLAVLMPAIDLLLFGDTAGAFVLQLYAIAIAVVAMINAYNAILQSLDRYKGISVALLIGILIKAGINQPLVARFGTAGASGATILALGVILCLIYYAVPETIKGRSALRLFVPKLLAVTGLMVLAVYLAVGWIPLSSRLVALGVTLLGVVLGVIVFLLTGTWFKLLTLREMLDLPGGKKYLKFVRKIKAR; this comes from the coding sequence ATGCATAATCAACAAATGAAGTATTTAATGCGCGGTGCATGGATCTTGAGCCTCAGCTCACTGATTGCCAAGATCCTCAGCGCAGTTTACCGGGTGCCATTTCAGAATATGGTTGGCGACACGGGATTTTACACTTATCAGCAAATCTACCCTATCTACGGGCTAGGGATGACGTTTGCGTTGTCCGGATTTCCGGTTTATATTTCCAAACTTGTCGCGGAAGCTGACGGTGACGAAGCAAAGTTAATGGTGGCTCACCAGAGCAACGTGATTTTGAACTGGGTTTCGTGGGGGTTGTTTTTGGGCCTTGAATTTTTTGGTCAGGAAATTGCCCGTGCGATGGCTGATCCCGAACTGTTACCGTTAATCCAAATCGTGGCGTTTATGTTCCTGACGATGCCGGTTTTGGCGACGGGACGCGGTTATTTTCAAGGGACGTTCGATATGGTGAAAACGGCTACGAGCCAAGTGGTTGAGCAGATTGTTCGGGTTGGCGTGATCTTATTGGCGGCATGGTGGTTCGTCCAATATCATTGGAGTGTCTACCAGATGGGTGCGATTGCCATGAGCGGGGCCTTTTTTGGCGGCTTGGCAGCAGTGCTGACATTGTGGCGGCCGTATCACCGGATATTTGGTCGCCGCCGCTTTCGTTTTCCTGGCGTTCAGGCATATGCCCACCTGATTAGTCGCTTCGTCAGGGAAGGCGGCGCGATTACACTGTATGCCGCGCTGCTGATTTTGTTACAATTGGTTGACAGCTTCACGGTGACAAAAGGTTTGACCAGTTCCGGTATTGCCATGGCAACGGCCAAAAGTTTAAAAGGGATCTATGACCGTGGCCAACCCCTTGTTCAGTTGGGGCTTGTGGTGGCGGCTTCACTGTCCACAACTTTGCTGCCTAGTCTGACCCAGGCGCGCCAGCTACAGCAACGTCGGCAATTTATTCAACGTGGCGCAGAATTGGTGCATTTTAATTTAGCTTTTGCACTTGCGGCGACTTCCGGGTTGGCGGTTTTGATGCCGGCAATTGATTTACTGCTTTTTGGCGATACCGCCGGCGCGTTTGTCTTACAATTGTATGCCATTGCGATTGCCGTTGTTGCCATGATTAATGCGTATAACGCCATCTTGCAGAGCTTGGATCGGTATAAGGGCATTAGCGTGGCGCTGCTGATCGGTATTTTGATCAAGGCCGGGATTAACCAGCCGCTGGTTGCCCGGTTTGGGACGGCCGGCGCCAGTGGTGCAACCATTCTGGCATTGGGCGTGATCCTTTGCTTGATTTATTATGCCGTTCCTGAGACGATCAAAGGCAGAAGTGCGCTGCGGCTGTTTGTGCCAAAATTGCTTGCAGTGACCGGTCTCATGGTGTTGGCGGTTTACCTGGCAGTTGGGTGGATTCCGCTGAGCTCACGGCTGGTTGCGCTTGGTGTTACCTTATTAGGCGTGGTTCTTGGCGTCATCGTCTTTTTACTGACAGGTACCTGGTTCAAACTTTTGACGTTGCGCGAAATGCTTGATCTGCCCGGCGGTAAAAAGTATTTAAAATTTGTACGAAAAATAAAAGCGAGGTAA
- a CDS encoding L,D-transpeptidase family protein — protein sequence MNKNKRWLLVVGALVVLLGGFYIVRSMHYRDHFLPNTEILGIDVSGQSVNAANKKLVQQFNERQYTFVEGNKKVMKVKGRALGLSQDFKKGLNQALNKQNPWLWTTSIFAGQKTHADEDPSINSVSLKQFADTTANKLNQGRQEPVNAKLVADGTQFKIQKEVNGNQIDADKLAKTVTTALDNHRQTVNLTDTYKKPTVKASDSSLQTTERDMNKLAGTKVSLQIQSKTVTVPQATVMSWVTNDNGKATVSSQAITNYVSTLSQQYSTINKTRQFNSQQQGTVSVPAGTYGWSINVTSTAAMILASVKAGQDLNKEVVHSGSGYATDGDIGKTYVEVSKEKQHEWFIKDGKVVMDSDIVTGKPSQETPSGVFYVWSKQRNATLRGKNDDGSSYASPVSYWMPIDYTGVGLHDSPWQPKYGGDWYKEHGSHGCVNNPPDFMAKLYAAVDEGTPVIIY from the coding sequence GTGAATAAGAATAAACGGTGGCTCCTCGTTGTCGGCGCGCTAGTCGTTCTTCTAGGCGGGTTTTATATCGTCCGGAGCATGCACTATCGCGATCATTTTTTACCTAACACGGAAATTCTGGGAATTGATGTATCAGGTCAATCGGTTAATGCGGCCAATAAGAAGCTGGTACAACAGTTCAATGAGCGCCAATATACGTTTGTTGAAGGCAATAAAAAAGTCATGAAGGTCAAAGGCCGAGCCCTGGGCTTAAGCCAGGATTTCAAAAAGGGTCTCAATCAGGCACTGAATAAGCAAAATCCGTGGTTGTGGACCACTTCGATTTTTGCGGGTCAAAAGACTCATGCTGATGAGGATCCTTCGATTAACAGTGTTTCCCTAAAACAGTTTGCGGACACCACTGCCAATAAACTGAACCAAGGACGCCAGGAACCGGTCAATGCCAAACTCGTTGCAGATGGCACCCAGTTCAAGATTCAAAAAGAAGTCAACGGTAATCAGATTGACGCTGATAAACTTGCTAAAACGGTGACGACCGCCTTGGATAATCATCGGCAAACCGTTAATTTAACGGATACGTACAAAAAGCCGACCGTTAAGGCGTCTGACAGTAGTCTGCAAACGACAGAACGGGATATGAATAAGCTTGCCGGAACCAAAGTATCCTTGCAAATTCAGTCCAAGACCGTCACAGTTCCTCAAGCAACCGTGATGAGCTGGGTTACCAACGACAACGGCAAGGCAACAGTCTCCAGTCAGGCCATTACCAATTATGTCTCGACGCTATCACAGCAGTACAGCACCATTAATAAGACCCGGCAGTTTAACTCGCAACAGCAAGGGACAGTTTCGGTTCCTGCTGGCACGTATGGCTGGAGCATTAATGTCACCTCGACCGCAGCGATGATTCTTGCCAGCGTCAAAGCTGGACAGGATCTTAACAAGGAAGTCGTCCACAGCGGTTCCGGTTACGCAACTGACGGCGATATCGGCAAAACCTACGTTGAAGTTTCAAAAGAGAAACAACACGAATGGTTCATTAAAGATGGGAAGGTCGTCATGGATTCCGATATCGTAACCGGTAAGCCGAGCCAGGAAACCCCATCTGGTGTCTTCTATGTTTGGTCGAAGCAACGTAATGCAACGTTGCGCGGTAAAAATGATGACGGCAGCTCCTATGCCAGCCCGGTTTCTTACTGGATGCCAATCGATTACACGGGTGTCGGTCTTCACGACAGCCCGTGGCAACCTAAATACGGTGGCGATTGGTACAAGGAACACGGTTCTCACGGCTGTGTCAACAACCCGCCTGATTTCATGGCGAAGTTATATGCCGCAGTTGATGAAGGAACGCCGGTTATCATTTATTAA
- the cbpA gene encoding cyclic di-AMP binding protein CbpA, whose amino-acid sequence MLIKSLVLKKEFLTTVKETVTLEEALKILEDSGFRCVPILDESGTIFRGNIYKMHIYRHKSQGGDMSLPVTYLLKNATKTIPVNAPFFKVFFNIKDLPYIAVLDENANFYGILTHAKLLGMLSEAWNVDVGSYVLTVMSTGERGDLAKMSKILAKYVSISGCITLDAKRDEFVRRTLFTLPAGTDENTLNEIVSRLEKKSFRVVEIDDLQSGQPIRVDEEL is encoded by the coding sequence ATGTTAATTAAGTCGTTAGTATTAAAAAAGGAATTCCTGACCACTGTCAAGGAAACAGTCACCCTTGAAGAAGCATTGAAGATCCTTGAAGACTCCGGCTTTCGTTGTGTGCCGATCTTGGATGAAAGCGGCACGATCTTCCGCGGCAATATTTACAAGATGCATATCTATCGCCATAAGTCCCAAGGCGGCGATATGAGTCTGCCGGTTACTTATCTGCTGAAGAATGCGACCAAGACGATTCCGGTGAATGCCCCATTTTTCAAAGTCTTCTTCAACATCAAGGATCTGCCTTACATCGCGGTCTTGGACGAAAATGCCAACTTTTACGGGATTCTCACACATGCCAAATTGCTTGGGATGCTGTCTGAGGCTTGGAACGTTGACGTTGGCTCCTATGTTCTGACCGTGATGTCCACCGGCGAACGCGGCGACTTGGCAAAAATGAGCAAGATTTTGGCTAAGTATGTGTCCATTTCCGGTTGTATCACCTTGGATGCCAAACGCGACGAATTCGTCCGCCGTACCTTGTTCACATTACCTGCAGGGACCGATGAAAACACGTTAAATGAAATTGTCTCACGCCTGGAGAAAAAGAGTTTCCGCGTGGTTGAAATTGACGATCTGCAATCCGGACAGCCGATTCGGGTAGATGAAGAATTGTAA
- the pth gene encoding aminoacyl-tRNA hydrolase produces MKMIVGLGNPGRKYAGTKHNMGFMVVDELAKRLGLKLDKLEFDAATATTRIHDEKVFLVKPQTYMNASGRAVRELMMFYQIRLDEILVVHDDMDLTLGKLRLRQRGSAGGHNGIKDIISATGSDEFYRLKIGIQHPQRQRVVDWVLTPFSQADQPTIDEAITRADDALEDWLNGMPFPQLMNKFN; encoded by the coding sequence ATGAAAATGATCGTGGGTCTGGGTAATCCCGGACGAAAATATGCAGGAACCAAACACAACATGGGTTTTATGGTTGTAGACGAACTGGCTAAACGTTTGGGACTCAAACTTGATAAGCTTGAATTTGATGCTGCCACGGCGACTACCCGGATTCATGATGAAAAAGTGTTTTTGGTGAAGCCCCAGACTTATATGAATGCTTCAGGGCGGGCCGTACGCGAACTGATGATGTTTTATCAAATTCGGTTAGACGAAATCCTGGTGGTTCATGATGACATGGATCTGACGCTCGGCAAATTACGGTTGCGGCAACGCGGTTCAGCAGGCGGCCATAACGGGATCAAGGATATTATTAGCGCAACCGGCAGCGATGAATTTTACCGGTTGAAAATCGGCATTCAACACCCTCAGCGTCAGCGGGTTGTTGACTGGGTGCTCACGCCCTTTTCCCAAGCTGATCAGCCAACGATCGATGAGGCCATTACCAGAGCAGATGATGCGTTGGAAGACTGGCTAAATGGCATGCCGTTTCCGCAACTGATGAATAAGTTTAATTAA
- a CDS encoding L,D-transpeptidase: protein MKTLTHFWDRIVFTVRFLRSHHFKPKFRKQLFFFAVLVPVCLVTIITGQQVEKSVPAATIFRTGTTLAKVSQSSHQPTSKVALNVTKKIDWQAPSENQPYPDLTQHPHLSLVVSLNKQRVFVKDGAKTLYTMYASTGIDDSTPHGHFKIQSERGYDFFNPEEQMGAHYYTSFYLHGTYLFHTVPTDVNGQYIESEAAKLGQKPGSHGCVRLSIPDAKWIFETVPTGTPVVVE, encoded by the coding sequence ATGAAAACTCTGACGCATTTTTGGGATCGAATCGTCTTCACTGTTCGTTTCCTTCGTAGCCATCATTTCAAACCAAAATTTCGCAAGCAGCTGTTTTTCTTCGCGGTCTTGGTACCAGTATGTTTGGTGACCATCATCACCGGCCAACAAGTAGAAAAATCGGTTCCCGCTGCCACCATTTTTCGCACCGGAACAACACTCGCCAAGGTGAGCCAGTCTTCACATCAGCCTACTAGCAAAGTCGCTCTTAACGTGACAAAGAAAATCGACTGGCAAGCTCCCTCTGAAAATCAGCCTTATCCCGACTTGACGCAACACCCGCACCTTTCGCTGGTTGTCAGTTTGAACAAGCAACGGGTATTTGTTAAAGATGGTGCTAAAACCCTTTACACCATGTATGCTTCAACTGGTATCGACGACTCGACACCGCATGGGCACTTTAAGATTCAGTCTGAACGCGGCTATGACTTTTTCAATCCTGAAGAACAAATGGGCGCGCATTATTACACGAGCTTTTACTTACACGGGACCTACTTATTCCACACCGTGCCGACTGACGTCAACGGTCAATATATTGAATCTGAAGCGGCAAAGTTGGGCCAGAAACCCGGTTCACATGGCTGTGTACGCCTCAGTATTCCGGATGCCAAGTGGATTTTCGAAACCGTCCCAACTGGTACGCCAGTTGTTGTCGAATAA
- a CDS encoding L-lactate dehydrogenase — protein sequence MHIRKDDITVASITDKDHQKVILVGDGAVGSSYAYAMVLQGIAQEIGIVDIFKDKTKGDAIDLSNALPFTSPKKIYSAEYSDAKDADLVVITAGAPQKPGETRLDLVNKNLKILKSIVDPIVDSGFNGIFLVAANPVDILTYATWKLSGFPKNRVVGSGTSLDTARFRQSIAEMVNVDARSVHAYIMGEHGDTEFPVWSHANIGGVTIAEWVKAHPEIKEDKLVKMFEDVRDAAYEIIKLKGATFYGIATALARISKAILNDENAVLPLSVYMDGQYGLNDIYIGTPAVINRNGIQNILEIPLTDHEEESMQKSASQLKKVLTDAFAKNDIETRQ from the coding sequence ATGCACATAAGAAAGGATGATATCACCGTGGCAAGTATTACGGATAAGGATCACCAAAAAGTTATTCTCGTTGGTGACGGCGCCGTTGGTTCAAGTTATGCCTATGCAATGGTATTGCAAGGTATTGCACAAGAAATCGGGATCGTTGACATTTTTAAGGACAAGACGAAGGGTGACGCGATTGACTTAAGCAACGCGCTGCCATTCACCAGCCCAAAGAAGATTTATTCAGCTGAATACAGCGATGCCAAGGATGCTGATCTGGTTGTTATCACTGCTGGTGCTCCTCAGAAGCCAGGCGAAACCCGCTTGGATCTGGTTAACAAGAACTTGAAGATCTTGAAGTCCATTGTTGATCCGATTGTGGATTCTGGCTTTAACGGTATCTTCTTGGTTGCTGCCAACCCAGTTGATATCTTGACCTATGCAACTTGGAAACTTTCCGGCTTCCCGAAGAACCGGGTTGTTGGTTCAGGTACTTCATTGGATACCGCACGTTTCCGTCAGTCCATTGCTGAAATGGTTAACGTTGATGCACGTTCGGTCCACGCTTACATCATGGGTGAACATGGTGACACTGAATTCCCTGTATGGTCACACGCTAACATCGGTGGCGTTACCATTGCCGAATGGGTTAAAGCACATCCGGAAATCAAGGAAGACAAGCTTGTTAAGATGTTTGAAGACGTTCGTGACGCTGCTTACGAAATCATCAAACTCAAGGGCGCAACCTTCTATGGTATCGCAACTGCTTTGGCACGTATCTCCAAGGCTATCCTGAACGATGAAAATGCTGTTCTGCCACTGTCCGTTTACATGGATGGTCAATATGGCTTGAACGACATCTACATCGGTACCCCAGCTGTGATCAACCGCAATGGTATCCAGAACATTCTGGAAATTCCATTGACCGACCACGAAGAGGAATCCATGCAGAAATCTGCTTCACAATTGAAGAAGGTTCTGACTGATGCCTTCGCGAAGAACGACATCGAAACCCGTCAGTAA
- a CDS encoding type II toxin-antitoxin system PemK/MazF family toxin, giving the protein MDVTVKRGDVFFADLSPVVGSEQGGNRPVLIIQNNVGNHYSPTVIVAAITSKIQKPKMPTHVGLRAKQDGVERNSVILLEQIRTIDKQRLQARVTALSSAKMAAVDRALAISVGLVSLPKPKTYNKN; this is encoded by the coding sequence ATGGATGTAACCGTAAAACGCGGAGATGTATTCTTCGCCGATTTATCGCCGGTTGTTGGATCCGAACAGGGTGGCAATCGACCTGTACTTATTATTCAAAATAACGTTGGTAACCACTACAGCCCTACGGTTATTGTGGCGGCCATTACCTCCAAGATTCAGAAACCCAAGATGCCCACTCATGTTGGCTTACGGGCAAAACAAGATGGGGTTGAACGTAACTCGGTGATTTTGCTAGAGCAGATTCGCACCATCGATAAGCAGCGATTACAGGCGCGTGTGACGGCTTTATCAAGCGCAAAAATGGCGGCTGTTGACCGTGCGTTGGCAATTTCAGTAGGGCTCGTTAGTTTGCCCAAACCAAAAACATACAATAAAAATTAA
- the mfd gene encoding transcription-repair coupling factor, translating to MNLIDMVQADPELSALWPKLKTGRHLVTGLSGSAKTVFFGALLQQRQQQLLIVENNRFHADELAADLSSLLGDALVYDFPVEDVLAAEVAVSSPETRNDRINALTFLQSGKPGIIVTSLAGYKRILPAPAVWAASELTIDMDSELEPQDVAKQLIAMGYRRDSLVSAPGQFAIRGGIIDIYPLNQDDPIRIELFDTAVDSIRTFDIATQRSLKKLTRIVISPATDMIASDQVLSATGERLVKQATAYKAKVKDADTKQAITDGLLTTGQQLQALERPENLALYAPELYPEHQRITDYLTPDALVAFDDYSRLLDSDTHLVQETAEWYAQLQTEGRLLPKTPNPKIQELNQHEPHPRLYLSLFQKGMGQLRLDSLTNVPSRNVQQFFSQMPLLKTETDRWVKQKQTVVFLIADKNRLDKLSGTLKDFEISNVLTEPNHLLPGQVQLTEGSLKNGFELPDMKLVVVTEHELFNARQRRRARHQTLANTERLRSYNELKPGDYVVHVNHGIGQYTGMETMEVDGIHRDYITIVYRNNDKLFIPVDQLNLVQKYVSADGKAPSVNKLGGTEWQKTKRKVAARIEDIADELIDLYAKREAEKGYAFGPDDDLQQKFEDEFPYPETPDQLRSAKEIKRDMEKPKPMDRLLVGDVGFGKTEVALRAAFKAIDYGKQVAILVPTTILAQQHFDTMKERFADFPIKVGLLSRFQTPHQNKETIKALKNGTIDIVVGTHRLLSKDVAFRDLGLLVIDEEQRFGVKHKERIKQLKSNVDVLTLTATPIPRTLNMSMLGVRDLSVIETPPTNRYPIQTFVMEQNPGVIREAIEREMERGGQVFYLHNRVEDMERTVSQLEELVPDASIGYAHGQMTETQLENVIYDFLHGAYDVLVTTTIIETGVDMPNANTLIIENADHYGLSQLYQLRGRIGRSSRVAYAYFMYQPMKVLNEEAEKRLQAIKDFTELGSGFKIAMRDLSIRGAGNLLGKQQHGFIDSVGYDLYTQMLQEAVNKRRGIKTAQKTDAEIDLGLEAYLPTDYVADSRQKIELYKRIREADSDEAETEISEDLIDRFGDYPQPVTNLLAIAHLKRFADLAWVNSVQKTDQKIAVVLSPQATTKAQGEPIFKALAATTLKAQVAIADGKLTVTLTIPKTMQAETWLAQLTAFMQGLVNVVNPQPEKKPAA from the coding sequence ATGAATTTGATCGACATGGTGCAGGCAGATCCAGAACTGTCGGCATTATGGCCTAAACTCAAAACCGGCCGTCATTTGGTGACAGGGCTTTCGGGTTCCGCCAAGACGGTCTTTTTTGGCGCGCTCTTGCAACAGCGTCAGCAACAACTTCTGATTGTCGAGAATAATCGTTTTCATGCGGATGAATTAGCGGCTGACTTGAGTAGTTTATTAGGCGATGCGCTGGTTTATGATTTTCCGGTTGAAGACGTACTGGCTGCTGAAGTTGCAGTGAGCTCACCGGAGACCCGCAATGATCGGATTAATGCACTAACTTTCTTGCAAAGCGGTAAGCCTGGCATTATTGTGACCAGCCTGGCTGGGTACAAGCGTATTTTGCCGGCGCCAGCGGTTTGGGCGGCTAGTGAGCTGACCATCGATATGGATTCAGAGCTTGAGCCGCAAGATGTTGCTAAGCAATTGATTGCAATGGGGTATCGCCGCGATTCACTGGTTAGCGCGCCGGGGCAATTCGCCATTCGCGGTGGCATTATTGATATCTATCCGCTCAATCAGGATGATCCGATTCGCATTGAATTATTTGATACGGCCGTCGATTCGATTCGCACTTTTGACATTGCGACGCAGCGTAGTTTGAAAAAGCTGACGCGCATCGTGATTTCACCGGCGACCGATATGATCGCGTCAGATCAGGTGCTAAGTGCAACCGGTGAGCGTCTTGTGAAGCAGGCAACGGCTTACAAGGCCAAGGTCAAAGATGCGGATACCAAACAAGCAATCACCGATGGACTTTTAACCACCGGCCAACAGCTGCAGGCACTGGAGCGGCCAGAGAATCTGGCTCTGTATGCACCGGAACTTTATCCGGAACATCAGCGCATCACTGACTACCTCACACCAGATGCACTCGTTGCCTTTGACGATTACAGCAGGTTACTGGATAGCGATACCCATTTAGTCCAGGAAACCGCAGAGTGGTATGCTCAATTGCAAACGGAAGGCCGGTTGCTGCCCAAGACACCTAATCCAAAAATTCAAGAACTTAATCAGCATGAACCGCATCCACGGCTGTATTTAAGCCTTTTTCAAAAAGGTATGGGACAATTGCGGCTTGATAGCCTAACCAATGTGCCGAGTCGTAATGTCCAACAGTTCTTTAGTCAGATGCCCTTGCTCAAAACAGAAACCGATCGCTGGGTGAAACAAAAACAAACCGTGGTCTTTCTGATTGCGGACAAGAATCGGCTAGATAAGCTGAGCGGAACGTTGAAAGATTTTGAAATTAGCAATGTTCTGACCGAACCCAATCATTTATTGCCGGGTCAAGTTCAATTGACGGAAGGCAGTTTGAAGAATGGCTTCGAGCTGCCGGACATGAAGCTGGTCGTTGTCACCGAGCACGAGTTGTTCAATGCACGGCAGCGACGGCGGGCACGGCACCAGACATTGGCCAATACGGAGCGGTTACGCAGCTACAATGAGCTGAAGCCTGGCGATTATGTGGTGCACGTGAATCACGGGATTGGGCAGTATACCGGGATGGAGACGATGGAAGTCGACGGCATTCACCGCGACTACATCACCATCGTCTACCGCAATAACGACAAGCTTTTTATTCCGGTTGATCAGCTGAATCTGGTGCAAAAATATGTCTCCGCTGACGGCAAGGCGCCAAGCGTCAATAAGTTAGGTGGCACCGAATGGCAGAAAACCAAACGCAAAGTGGCGGCCCGCATTGAAGACATTGCGGATGAGTTGATTGATTTATACGCCAAACGTGAAGCAGAAAAGGGCTATGCATTTGGCCCGGATGATGACTTGCAGCAAAAATTTGAAGACGAGTTTCCTTATCCGGAGACGCCGGATCAGTTGCGGTCAGCCAAAGAAATCAAACGCGACATGGAAAAACCGAAGCCAATGGATCGCTTGCTTGTCGGGGATGTCGGCTTTGGCAAAACCGAAGTTGCGTTGCGGGCAGCATTTAAAGCGATTGATTATGGCAAACAGGTGGCCATTTTGGTGCCCACGACGATTTTGGCGCAGCAGCATTTTGACACCATGAAAGAACGCTTTGCCGATTTTCCGATTAAAGTCGGGTTGCTATCTCGTTTTCAGACGCCGCACCAAAATAAAGAGACCATCAAAGCCTTGAAGAATGGCACGATTGACATTGTCGTCGGGACACACCGGTTGTTGTCAAAAGATGTGGCTTTTCGTGATCTTGGTTTGCTGGTCATCGATGAAGAGCAGCGTTTTGGTGTTAAGCATAAGGAGCGTATCAAGCAGCTGAAAAGCAATGTGGACGTCTTAACGTTAACGGCGACTCCCATTCCGCGTACCTTGAATATGTCGATGCTGGGCGTGCGCGATCTGAGTGTCATCGAGACACCGCCGACCAATCGTTACCCGATTCAGACGTTTGTCATGGAGCAAAATCCCGGGGTGATTCGCGAGGCAATTGAACGCGAAATGGAGCGCGGCGGCCAGGTCTTTTACCTGCATAATCGGGTGGAAGATATGGAGCGCACCGTGAGTCAGTTGGAAGAGCTGGTGCCAGATGCCAGTATCGGCTACGCGCATGGGCAGATGACCGAAACGCAGCTGGAAAACGTCATTTATGATTTTCTGCACGGTGCCTATGATGTGCTTGTCACAACGACGATCATCGAAACCGGCGTTGATATGCCAAATGCAAATACGTTAATTATCGAAAATGCCGATCATTACGGCTTATCTCAGTTGTATCAACTGCGGGGACGGATCGGTCGTTCGAGTCGGGTAGCGTATGCCTACTTCATGTATCAGCCGATGAAGGTGCTTAATGAGGAGGCGGAAAAACGACTGCAGGCGATTAAAGATTTTACGGAATTAGGCAGTGGCTTCAAAATTGCCATGCGTGACCTGTCGATTCGCGGAGCCGGCAATCTGTTGGGCAAGCAGCAACATGGCTTCATCGATTCGGTTGGCTATGATCTGTACACCCAGATGCTTCAAGAAGCGGTGAATAAACGGCGCGGGATTAAAACGGCACAGAAAACCGATGCTGAAATCGATCTGGGCTTGGAAGCTTATTTGCCGACCGACTATGTAGCTGATTCGCGGCAAAAAATCGAATTGTACAAGCGCATTCGTGAAGCGGATAGTGATGAAGCTGAAACGGAAATCAGCGAAGACTTGATTGATCGGTTCGGTGATTATCCGCAACCGGTGACTAACTTGCTTGCGATCGCGCACCTCAAACGGTTTGCCGACTTGGCTTGGGTCAATAGCGTACAAAAGACGGATCAAAAAATCGCAGTTGTGTTATCGCCACAAGCAACCACTAAAGCGCAAGGCGAGCCGATTTTTAAGGCGTTGGCCGCAACGACGCTTAAAGCTCAGGTTGCGATTGCTGATGGTAAGCTGACCGTGACGTTGACAATTCCTAAAACCATGCAGGCCGAGACCTGGTTGGCGCAACTGACAGCTTTTATGCAGGGATTGGTGAACGTTGTCAATCCCCAGCCGGAGAAAAAGCCGGCAGCTTAA